The Capra hircus breed San Clemente chromosome 25, ASM170441v1, whole genome shotgun sequence genome has a window encoding:
- the GUSB gene encoding beta-glucuronidase — translation MLRGSAGAWAVLGPLLWGCGLALLQGGMLYPRESRSRERKELDGLWSFRADFSDNRRQGFEQQWYRAPLRESGPTLDMPVPSSFNDVGQDGQLRSFVGWVWYEREITLPQRWTEDLGTRVVLRIGSAHYYAIVWVNGVHVVEHEGGHLPFEADISKLVQSGPLSSCRITIAINNTLSPHTLPPGTILYKTDPSMYPKGYFVQNTKFDFFNYAGLHRSVVLYTTPTTYIDDITVTTDVDQDIGLVNYQIIIQGSDHFQVDVSLLDEEGKVVAKGAGAEGQLQVPSAHLWWPYLMHEHPAYLYSLEVKMMAQTAVGPVSDFYTLPVGIRTVAVTESQFLINGKPFYFRGVNKHEDSDIRGKGFDWPLLVKDFNLLRWLGANAFRTSHYPYAEEVLQLCDRYGIVVIDESPGVGIALVESFSNVSLQHHLEVMEEMIRRDKNHPAVVMWSVANEPASFLKPAGYYFKTLIAHTKALDPSRPVTFVTNTNYEADLGAPYVDVICVNSYYSWYHDYGHMEVIQLQLATQFENWYKAYQKPMIQSEYGADAIEGFHEDPPLMFSEEYQKGLLKQYHVVLDQKRKEYVVGELIWNFADFMTNQSPVRMIGNRKGIFTRQRQPKSAAFLLRERYWKLANETRYQRSAVTSQCVGSGLFTV, via the exons ATGCTCCGGGGATCGGCGGGCGCCTGGGCCGTGCTCGGCCCTCTGCTCTGGGGCTGCGGGCTGGCGCTGCTGCAGGGCGGGATGCTCTATCCCCGGGAGAGCCGGTCGCGGGAGCGCAAGGAGCTGGATGGCCTCTGGAGCTTCCGCGCCGACTTCTCCGACAACCGGCGCCAAGGCTTCGAGCAGCAGTGGTACCGGGCGCCGCTGCGGGAG TCGGGCCCTACCCTGGACATGCCCGTGCCCTCCAGCTTCAACGACGTGGGCCAGGACGGGCAGCTGCGGAGTTTTGTCGGCTGGGTGTGGTATGAACGGGAGATCACCCTGCCCCAGCGGTGGACGGAAGACCTGGGCACGAGAGTGGTTCTGAGGATCGGCAGCGCCCACTACTATGCCATCGTG TGGGTGAATGGGGTCCACGTGGTCGAGCACGAGGGGGGCCATCTTCCCTTCGAGGCTGATATCAGCAAGCTGGTCCAGAGCGGGCCCCTGTCCTCCTGCCGCATCACCATCGCCATCAACAACACGCTGTCCCCCCACACCCTGCCGCCTGGGACCATCCTCTACAAGACGGACCCCTCCAT GTACCCCAAGGGTTACTTTGTCCAGAACACAAAGTTTGACTTCTTCAACTACGCGGGACTGCATCGGTCTGTGGTCCTCTACACCACACCTACCACCTACATCGATGACATTACCGTCACCACTGACGTGGACCAAGACATTG GGCTGGTGAATTACCAGATCATCATCCAGGGCAGTGACCACTTCCAAGTGGACGTGTCTCTTCTGGATGAGGAAGGCAAAGTCGTGGCCAAAGGGGCAGGAGCTGAGGGCCAGCTGCAGGTGCCCAGTGCCCACCTCTGGTGGCCGTACCTGATGCACGAGCACCCTGCCTACCTGTACTCGTTGGAG GTGAAGATGATGGCGCAGACCGCCGTGGGGCCCGTGTCTGACTTCTATACCCTCCCGGTGGGGATCCGCACCGTGGCCGTCACCGAGAGCCAATTCCTCATCAATGGGAAGCCGTTCTATTTCCGAGGGGTCAACAAGCATGAGGATTCAGAC ATCCGAGGGAAGGGCTTTGACTGGCCGCTGCTGGTGAAGGACTTCAACCTGCTTCGCTGGCTGGGCGCCAACGCCTTCCGCACCAGCCACTACCCCTACGCGGAGGAGGTGCTGCAGCTCTGCGACCGCTACGGGATCGTGGTCATCGACGAGAGCCCCGGCGTGGGCATCGCGCTGGT GGAGAGCTTCAGCAACGTGTCTCTGCAGCACCACCTGGAGGTGATGGAGGAAATGATCCGCAGGGACAAGAATCACCCGGCCGTTGTAATGTGGTCCGTGGCCAATGAGCCGGCTTCCTTCCTGAAACCAGCTGGTTACTACTTCAA GACGCTGATTGCCCACACTAAAGCCTTGGACCCCTCCCGGCCCGTGACCTTTGTGACCAACACCAACTATGAAGCAGACCTGGGG GCGCCGTACGTGGACGTGATCTGTGTGAACAGTTACTACTCCTGGTACCACGACTATGGGCACATGGAGGTGATTCAGCTGCAGTTGGCAACCCAGTTCGAGAACTGGTATAAGGCCTACCAGAAGCCGATGATTCAGAGCGAGTATGGAGCGGATGCCATTGAAGGCTTTCACGAG GATCCACCACTGATGTTCAGTGAAGAGTATCAGAAAGGTTTGCTCAAGCAGTATCATGTGGTTCTGGACCAAAAACGTAAAGAATATGTGGTTGGCGAGCTCATCTGGAATTTTGCTGATTTCATGACTAATCAAT CACCAGTTCGGATGATCGGGAACAGGAAAGGGATCTTCACTCGGCAGAGACAACCAAAGAGTGCAGCTTTCCTGTTGCGAGAAAGATACTGGAAACTTGCCAATGAAACCAGGTACCAGCGGTCAGCAGTGACGTCACAGTGTGTGGGAAGCGGCCTGTTTACTGTTTAA